From a single Poecilia reticulata strain Guanapo linkage group LG2, Guppy_female_1.0+MT, whole genome shotgun sequence genomic region:
- the LOC103476518 gene encoding insulin receptor substrate 2-like isoform X2 — protein MASPPATGGHLLSNGTNDVKKCGYLRKQKHGHRRFFVLRESMERCPARLEYYESEKKWRNKSAAKRVITLDSCLCVNKRADAKHKHLIALYTKDEYFAVAAENEQEQESWYTVLSDLIAESKVFDSPASTSSLVGFEETTYGQLTPATATYKEVWQVNLKSRGLGQIKNLTGVYRLCLSNRNISFVKLNSETPAVNLQLMNIRRCGHSDSFFFIEVGRSAVTGPGEFWMQAEDSVVAQNIHETILEAMKAMKELSEFRPRSKSQSASTNPISVPTRRNLNNLPPSQTGLVRRSRTDSMAATSPGRKFTSCRIRTASEGDGSVTRPVSMSIPVGESPTSPNSGYHLMRSHTLSNGRTCRILESASNLHHSRSMPMSNSPPAASSPISSSPRGGTRVSTPDKARRPFSCSASISGSLSDTGFLLCDDFSSSPGEHKFLTLTRSDTPDSLSSTPPSRDLSDPCGYMLMEGANGSRSSCGIESQNCDKAYRKRTHSLTTPRQQKVVTPLSSASLDEYTLMRMAHGQNSHSASPKVCYPEDYGDIEIGSSRSSSSNLGDDGYMPMTPGVAPQSGKTDNYVPMSPMCVSAPKQIVNPRVHPQAATNGYKANSPCSSSLEDSGYMRMWCGSKSSMDSPDRHGEYMNMSPGNPPPLQTPPDYYLSPLAGEPASIKPAYQMGSLTLPAKLQSSKNEDSGQYVLMSPQSSRQKTGESDYYSVMQPCAVQTSPLSPSVPSPVRHHRAENLSYRGRMGRPNRLSLDTLRTLPSMNEHPLPLEPRSPGEYINIDFSSNRSSPPSTVSTESQSSSLGSSGGGQGRSSLSDYMNLELGSHSPKGADTPAERLDTLPELSSCPCSEDDVVYHVECEKSSRSFVDEVKNDYTEMTFAMTSSPPQLVPQNSSQSCREKRLSLDDQGVPERIGVFLLGAATSSTVDPDRSAKVIRANPQGRRRHSSETFSSTATVTPVFPSFARGDAVKRPSSVENISSRSSEGSDEEYGSPVTRHSSTGYSNGLNYIALNLLENRDVEKCGNLVGFKPTSSCKGGINGLHNTPYVCLGFKETATTAKD, from the exons ATGGCAAGTCCTCCGGCGACGGGAGGACACCTGTTATCTAATGGGACGAATGACGTGAAGAAGTGCGGCTACCTGAGGAAGCAGAAACACGGACACAGGCGTTTTTTTGTGCTCCGGGAGTCCATGGAGCGCTGTCCCGCAAGGCTGGAGTATTATGAAAGCGAGAAGAAATGGAGAAATAAGTCCGCAGCCAAACGCGTCATAACTTTGGACTCCTGTCTGTGCGTAAACAAACGCGCCGATGCCAAACACAAGCACCTCATCGCCCTCTACACCAAGGACGAATACTTTGCTGTGGCTGCAGAAAACGAGCAGGAGCAGGAGAGCTGGTACACCGTTCTGTCTGATTTAATAGCAGAGAGCAAAGTGTTTGACAGCCCTGCTTCCACATCCTCTTTAGTGGGGTTTGAGGAGACCACTTACGGACAGCTTACCCCTGCAACAGCTACCTACAAGGAGGTGTGGCAGGTCAACTTGAAATCCAGAGGCTTGGGTCAGATCAAAAACCTCACTGGAGTCTACAGGCTGTGTTTATCCAACCGAAACATCAGCTTCGTCAAGCTGAACTCTGAGACACCAGCTGTCAACCTCCAACTCATGAACATCAGAAGATGTGGCCACTCCGACAGCTTCTTCTTCATAGAGGTGGGCAGATCAGCAGTAACCGGGCCAGGGGAGTTCTGGATGCAAGCAGAGGATTCAGTGGTAGCGCAGAATATCCATGAGACCATCCTGGAGGCAATGAAGGCGATGAAGGAGCTCTCTGAATTCAGGCCGAGGAGCAAAAGCCAGTCAGCCAGCACCAACCCCATCTCTGTGCCCACCCGACGCAACCTCAACAACCTCCCCCCAAGTCAGACCGGCCTGGTGAGGAGATCCAGAACCGACAGCATGGCTGCCACATCCCCAGGGAGGAAGTTCACCTCCTGTCGGATAAGGACGGCCAGTGAGGGAGATGGAAGCGTAACCCGGCCAGTGTCCATGTCCATACCAGTGGGTGAGAGTCCCACCAGTCCCAATTCTGGATATCATCTCATGAGGTCCCACACCCTTAGCAATGGGCGCACCTGCAGGATACTGGAGTCTGCATCCAATCTCCATCACAGTCGTTCAATGCCAATGTCCAACTCTCCTCCTGCCGCCTCCAGCCCAATCAGCTCATCTCCCAGGGGAGGAACAAGGGTCTCCACTCCAGACAAAGCCAGACGTCCTTTCAGCTGCAGCGCCTCCATATCTGGCTCCCTCAGCGATACTGGCTTCCTTCTCTGTGATGATTTCAGCTCCAGCCCAGGTGAACACAAATTTCTCACTCTGACTCGCAGTGACACTCCTGACTCCCTGTCCAGCACACCTCCATCCCGTGACCTGAGCGACCCCTGCGGCTACATGCTAATGGAGGGGGCTAACGGCAGCAGGTCCAGCTGTGGGATCGAGAGTCAGAATTGTGACAAGGCATACAGGAAGCGAACACACTCCCTCACCACACCACGCCAACAGAAGGTGGTGACTCCATTGTCCTCTGCTTCCTTGGATGAGTACACTCTAATGAGGATGGCCCATGGGCAAAACTCTCACTCTGCTTCACCCAAAGTATGCTATCCTGAGGATTATGGGGACATTGAAATTGGTTCATCCAGGAGCTCCAGTAGCAACCTTGGCGATGATGGTTACATGCCCATGACGCCAGGTGTAGCACCTCAGTCTGGCAAGACGGATAACTATGTACCCATGAGCCCCATGTGTGTCTCAGCACCAAAGCAGATTGTCAACCCCAGGGTGCATCCCCAGGCAGCTACCAATGGCTACAAGGCCAACTCTCCCTGTAGCAGCTCTCTGGAAGACAGCGGATACATGAGAATGTGGTGCGGCTCCAAATCCTCCATGGACAGCCCTGACAGACACGGTGAATACATGAACATGTCACCTGGAAACCCACCCCCTCTGCAGACCCCTCCTGATTACTACTTAAGCCCTCTCGCTGGGGAACCAGCGTCAATTAAGCCGGCTTACCAGATGGGCTCCCTCACACTGCCTGCAAAACTTCAGTCATCCAAGAATGAAGACAGTGGCCAGTATGTGTTAATGAGCCCACAGAGTTCAAGGCAGAAGACTGGGGAGTCAGACTATTATTCAGTAATGCAACCGTGTGCAGTTCAAACATCACCGCTGAGCCCCTCAGTCCCCTCCCCAGTCAGGCATCATCGAGCAGAGAATCTGTCCTACAGAGGGAGGATGGGGAGACCTAACAGGCTGTCTCTGGACACCCTGAGGACCCTTCCCAGCATGAATGAGCATCCCCTGCCCTTAGAGCCCCGCAGCCCCGGCGAGTACATCAACATCGACTTCAGCAGCAACAGATCGTCCCCACCGTCCACCGTATCCACAGAGAGCCAGTCTTCATCTTTGGGGTCCAGCGGCGGGGGCCAGGGGCGGTCATCTCTGTCAGACTACATGAACCTGGAGCTGGGCTCACACTCGCCCAAGGGGGCTGACACTCCAGCTGAGCGACTGGATACCCTGCCTGAGCTGTCCTCATGCCCCTGCTCAGAGGACGATGTTGTGTACCATGTAGAGTGTGAGAAAAGCTCCCGAAGCTTTGTCGATGAGGTGAAAAATGACTATACTGAGATGACATTCGCAATGACTAGCTCACCCCCACAGCTTGTTCCTCAGAACTCAAG CCAGAGCTGCAGGGAGAAGAGGCTATCTCTTGATGACCAAGGTGTTCCTGAACGGATTGGGGTCTTCCTGCTTGGAGCAGCAACTTCCTCAACCGTGGACCCAGACCGCTCTGCCAAGGTCATCCGGGCCAATCCACAAGGGCGAAGGCGCCACAGTTCAGAAACCTTCTCCTCCACGGCCACAGTGACGCCGGTCTTTCCCTCATTTGCACGCGGCGACGCTGTGAAAAGGCCGAGCTCGGTGGAGAACATCTCGTCCCGCAGCAGTGAGGGTTCCGACGAGGAGTATGGCAGTCCCGTGACCCGCCACAGCTCGACCGGCTACTCTAACGGACTGAACTACATCGCCTTGAACCTACTAGAAAACAGGGATGTGGAGAAATGTGGAAACCTGGTTGGCTTTAAACCCACCAGCAGCTGCAAAGGGGGCATCAATGGATTACACAACACACCTTACGTCTGTTTGGGGTTCAAGGAGACTGCAACCACTGCCAAAG ACTGA
- the LOC103476518 gene encoding insulin receptor substrate 2-like isoform X1, translated as MASPPATGGHLLSNGTNDVKKCGYLRKQKHGHRRFFVLRESMERCPARLEYYESEKKWRNKSAAKRVITLDSCLCVNKRADAKHKHLIALYTKDEYFAVAAENEQEQESWYTVLSDLIAESKVFDSPASTSSLVGFEETTYGQLTPATATYKEVWQVNLKSRGLGQIKNLTGVYRLCLSNRNISFVKLNSETPAVNLQLMNIRRCGHSDSFFFIEVGRSAVTGPGEFWMQAEDSVVAQNIHETILEAMKAMKELSEFRPRSKSQSASTNPISVPTRRNLNNLPPSQTGLVRRSRTDSMAATSPGRKFTSCRIRTASEGDGSVTRPVSMSIPVGESPTSPNSGYHLMRSHTLSNGRTCRILESASNLHHSRSMPMSNSPPAASSPISSSPRGGTRVSTPDKARRPFSCSASISGSLSDTGFLLCDDFSSSPGEHKFLTLTRSDTPDSLSSTPPSRDLSDPCGYMLMEGANGSRSSCGIESQNCDKAYRKRTHSLTTPRQQKVVTPLSSASLDEYTLMRMAHGQNSHSASPKVCYPEDYGDIEIGSSRSSSSNLGDDGYMPMTPGVAPQSGKTDNYVPMSPMCVSAPKQIVNPRVHPQAATNGYKANSPCSSSLEDSGYMRMWCGSKSSMDSPDRHGEYMNMSPGNPPPLQTPPDYYLSPLAGEPASIKPAYQMGSLTLPAKLQSSKNEDSGQYVLMSPQSSRQKTGESDYYSVMQPCAVQTSPLSPSVPSPVRHHRAENLSYRGRMGRPNRLSLDTLRTLPSMNEHPLPLEPRSPGEYINIDFSSNRSSPPSTVSTESQSSSLGSSGGGQGRSSLSDYMNLELGSHSPKGADTPAERLDTLPELSSCPCSEDDVVYHVECEKSSRSFVDEVKNDYTEMTFAMTSSPPQLVPQNSSSQSCREKRLSLDDQGVPERIGVFLLGAATSSTVDPDRSAKVIRANPQGRRRHSSETFSSTATVTPVFPSFARGDAVKRPSSVENISSRSSEGSDEEYGSPVTRHSSTGYSNGLNYIALNLLENRDVEKCGNLVGFKPTSSCKGGINGLHNTPYVCLGFKETATTAKD; from the exons ATGGCAAGTCCTCCGGCGACGGGAGGACACCTGTTATCTAATGGGACGAATGACGTGAAGAAGTGCGGCTACCTGAGGAAGCAGAAACACGGACACAGGCGTTTTTTTGTGCTCCGGGAGTCCATGGAGCGCTGTCCCGCAAGGCTGGAGTATTATGAAAGCGAGAAGAAATGGAGAAATAAGTCCGCAGCCAAACGCGTCATAACTTTGGACTCCTGTCTGTGCGTAAACAAACGCGCCGATGCCAAACACAAGCACCTCATCGCCCTCTACACCAAGGACGAATACTTTGCTGTGGCTGCAGAAAACGAGCAGGAGCAGGAGAGCTGGTACACCGTTCTGTCTGATTTAATAGCAGAGAGCAAAGTGTTTGACAGCCCTGCTTCCACATCCTCTTTAGTGGGGTTTGAGGAGACCACTTACGGACAGCTTACCCCTGCAACAGCTACCTACAAGGAGGTGTGGCAGGTCAACTTGAAATCCAGAGGCTTGGGTCAGATCAAAAACCTCACTGGAGTCTACAGGCTGTGTTTATCCAACCGAAACATCAGCTTCGTCAAGCTGAACTCTGAGACACCAGCTGTCAACCTCCAACTCATGAACATCAGAAGATGTGGCCACTCCGACAGCTTCTTCTTCATAGAGGTGGGCAGATCAGCAGTAACCGGGCCAGGGGAGTTCTGGATGCAAGCAGAGGATTCAGTGGTAGCGCAGAATATCCATGAGACCATCCTGGAGGCAATGAAGGCGATGAAGGAGCTCTCTGAATTCAGGCCGAGGAGCAAAAGCCAGTCAGCCAGCACCAACCCCATCTCTGTGCCCACCCGACGCAACCTCAACAACCTCCCCCCAAGTCAGACCGGCCTGGTGAGGAGATCCAGAACCGACAGCATGGCTGCCACATCCCCAGGGAGGAAGTTCACCTCCTGTCGGATAAGGACGGCCAGTGAGGGAGATGGAAGCGTAACCCGGCCAGTGTCCATGTCCATACCAGTGGGTGAGAGTCCCACCAGTCCCAATTCTGGATATCATCTCATGAGGTCCCACACCCTTAGCAATGGGCGCACCTGCAGGATACTGGAGTCTGCATCCAATCTCCATCACAGTCGTTCAATGCCAATGTCCAACTCTCCTCCTGCCGCCTCCAGCCCAATCAGCTCATCTCCCAGGGGAGGAACAAGGGTCTCCACTCCAGACAAAGCCAGACGTCCTTTCAGCTGCAGCGCCTCCATATCTGGCTCCCTCAGCGATACTGGCTTCCTTCTCTGTGATGATTTCAGCTCCAGCCCAGGTGAACACAAATTTCTCACTCTGACTCGCAGTGACACTCCTGACTCCCTGTCCAGCACACCTCCATCCCGTGACCTGAGCGACCCCTGCGGCTACATGCTAATGGAGGGGGCTAACGGCAGCAGGTCCAGCTGTGGGATCGAGAGTCAGAATTGTGACAAGGCATACAGGAAGCGAACACACTCCCTCACCACACCACGCCAACAGAAGGTGGTGACTCCATTGTCCTCTGCTTCCTTGGATGAGTACACTCTAATGAGGATGGCCCATGGGCAAAACTCTCACTCTGCTTCACCCAAAGTATGCTATCCTGAGGATTATGGGGACATTGAAATTGGTTCATCCAGGAGCTCCAGTAGCAACCTTGGCGATGATGGTTACATGCCCATGACGCCAGGTGTAGCACCTCAGTCTGGCAAGACGGATAACTATGTACCCATGAGCCCCATGTGTGTCTCAGCACCAAAGCAGATTGTCAACCCCAGGGTGCATCCCCAGGCAGCTACCAATGGCTACAAGGCCAACTCTCCCTGTAGCAGCTCTCTGGAAGACAGCGGATACATGAGAATGTGGTGCGGCTCCAAATCCTCCATGGACAGCCCTGACAGACACGGTGAATACATGAACATGTCACCTGGAAACCCACCCCCTCTGCAGACCCCTCCTGATTACTACTTAAGCCCTCTCGCTGGGGAACCAGCGTCAATTAAGCCGGCTTACCAGATGGGCTCCCTCACACTGCCTGCAAAACTTCAGTCATCCAAGAATGAAGACAGTGGCCAGTATGTGTTAATGAGCCCACAGAGTTCAAGGCAGAAGACTGGGGAGTCAGACTATTATTCAGTAATGCAACCGTGTGCAGTTCAAACATCACCGCTGAGCCCCTCAGTCCCCTCCCCAGTCAGGCATCATCGAGCAGAGAATCTGTCCTACAGAGGGAGGATGGGGAGACCTAACAGGCTGTCTCTGGACACCCTGAGGACCCTTCCCAGCATGAATGAGCATCCCCTGCCCTTAGAGCCCCGCAGCCCCGGCGAGTACATCAACATCGACTTCAGCAGCAACAGATCGTCCCCACCGTCCACCGTATCCACAGAGAGCCAGTCTTCATCTTTGGGGTCCAGCGGCGGGGGCCAGGGGCGGTCATCTCTGTCAGACTACATGAACCTGGAGCTGGGCTCACACTCGCCCAAGGGGGCTGACACTCCAGCTGAGCGACTGGATACCCTGCCTGAGCTGTCCTCATGCCCCTGCTCAGAGGACGATGTTGTGTACCATGTAGAGTGTGAGAAAAGCTCCCGAAGCTTTGTCGATGAGGTGAAAAATGACTATACTGAGATGACATTCGCAATGACTAGCTCACCCCCACAGCTTGTTCCTCAGAACTCAAG CAGCCAGAGCTGCAGGGAGAAGAGGCTATCTCTTGATGACCAAGGTGTTCCTGAACGGATTGGGGTCTTCCTGCTTGGAGCAGCAACTTCCTCAACCGTGGACCCAGACCGCTCTGCCAAGGTCATCCGGGCCAATCCACAAGGGCGAAGGCGCCACAGTTCAGAAACCTTCTCCTCCACGGCCACAGTGACGCCGGTCTTTCCCTCATTTGCACGCGGCGACGCTGTGAAAAGGCCGAGCTCGGTGGAGAACATCTCGTCCCGCAGCAGTGAGGGTTCCGACGAGGAGTATGGCAGTCCCGTGACCCGCCACAGCTCGACCGGCTACTCTAACGGACTGAACTACATCGCCTTGAACCTACTAGAAAACAGGGATGTGGAGAAATGTGGAAACCTGGTTGGCTTTAAACCCACCAGCAGCTGCAAAGGGGGCATCAATGGATTACACAACACACCTTACGTCTGTTTGGGGTTCAAGGAGACTGCAACCACTGCCAAAG ACTGA